A window from Ureaplasma parvum serovar 3 str. ATCC 27815 encodes these proteins:
- a CDS encoding deoxyribonuclease IV: MDKYNLIIGSHVSLKAKDFFYGSVKEALSYGSNTFMVYTGAPQNTKRQPIKSFKIEEAHNLLKKHNINLDDLIVHAPYIINPCSSKKNVRELAKEFLIQEIQRTESMGITKLVLHPGSRLEQNEDIALEQVYTMLNDIFSTINTNVIVCLETMAGKGSEIGVNIKQLKTIIDNVHSKKNIGVCLDTCHMNDSGLILDYYNFNQYLKEFDAQIGINYIKVLHINDSKNPCGANKDRHENLGYGTIGFANLINIIYHPLLNNIPKILETPWFNVNDELIPLYKHEIKMIRDCKWYDIKNKLLSKK; this comes from the coding sequence ATGGATAAATATAATTTAATTATAGGTAGTCATGTAAGTTTAAAAGCTAAAGATTTCTTTTATGGTAGTGTAAAAGAAGCATTATCTTATGGTTCTAACACGTTTATGGTTTATACTGGAGCTCCACAAAATACAAAACGTCAACCGATTAAATCATTTAAAATTGAAGAAGCACATAATTTGTTAAAAAAACATAATATTAATTTGGATGATTTAATTGTTCACGCTCCATATATTATCAACCCTTGTTCTTCTAAAAAGAATGTTCGTGAACTTGCTAAAGAATTTTTAATTCAGGAAATCCAACGAACAGAATCTATGGGGATCACTAAACTTGTTTTACATCCAGGATCACGTTTAGAACAAAATGAAGATATAGCTTTAGAACAAGTTTATACAATGTTAAATGATATTTTTTCAACTATTAATACTAATGTAATTGTTTGCTTAGAGACCATGGCTGGTAAAGGTTCTGAAATTGGGGTAAATATAAAACAATTAAAAACCATTATAGACAATGTTCATTCTAAAAAAAATATTGGCGTTTGTTTAGATACTTGCCATATGAATGATAGCGGTTTGATTTTAGATTATTATAATTTTAATCAATATTTAAAAGAATTTGATGCACAAATTGGTATTAATTATATTAAAGTATTACATATTAACGATTCTAAAAACCCTTGTGGTGCAAACAAAGACCGCCACGAAAATTTAGGATATGGAACGATAGGTTTTGCAAATTTAATTAATATTATTTACCATCCCTTATTAAATAACATCCCTAAAATTTTAGAAACGCCTTGGTTTAATGTTAATGATGAATTAATTCCTTTATATAAGCATGAAATAAAAATGATTCGCGACTGCAAGTGGTATGACATTAAAAACAAATTATTATCGAAGAAATAA